In one window of Candidatus Avedoeria danica DNA:
- the mvaD gene encoding diphosphomevalonate decarboxylase, producing MSHFAPSHPAATATARAPSNIAFVKYWGNLDDATRLPFNDSISMNLSAAHTTTTVTFDTALHTDTLTIDGRAYDPQHAADAVAITRVTHHLDSLRALADTTDRAAVVSVNSFPMGTGIASSASAFAALSVAAAAALGLELDERTLSTIARRGSGSAARSVPEGFVRWYAAATDEGSYAASIAPATHWDLHDVVAIVSRAHKAVGSGGGHALAASSPLFAERIARLPARLAAVEAAIAARDVAALGDQIEAEALELHAVAMTSRPAVLYWDGATVELLHRVRRWRADGLAVWFTLDAGPNVHLICEGHVAPAVAAELANQSYVESSMDNSPAAGARVIGPGEDRGPSAGHA from the coding sequence ATGTCCCACTTCGCCCCGTCCCACCCCGCCGCCACCGCCACCGCCCGCGCCCCGTCGAACATCGCGTTCGTGAAGTACTGGGGCAACCTGGACGACGCCACGCGCCTGCCGTTCAACGACAGCATCTCGATGAACCTCAGCGCCGCGCACACGACGACAACCGTCACGTTCGACACGGCCCTCCACACCGACACCCTGACAATCGACGGCCGCGCATACGACCCGCAGCACGCCGCCGACGCCGTCGCCATCACCCGCGTCACGCACCACCTCGACAGCTTGCGCGCACTCGCAGACACCACCGATCGTGCCGCTGTCGTCAGCGTGAACAGCTTCCCGATGGGCACCGGCATCGCGTCGTCCGCTTCGGCGTTCGCGGCGCTCAGCGTCGCGGCCGCGGCAGCGCTCGGGCTCGAACTCGACGAACGCACCCTTTCAACGATCGCCCGGCGCGGGAGCGGCTCGGCGGCGCGGTCCGTGCCGGAAGGGTTCGTGCGGTGGTACGCCGCCGCCACCGACGAGGGTTCATACGCCGCGTCCATCGCCCCCGCCACGCACTGGGACCTTCACGACGTCGTCGCGATCGTCAGCCGGGCGCACAAGGCCGTCGGTTCGGGCGGCGGGCACGCGCTGGCCGCGTCGAGCCCGCTGTTCGCCGAGCGCATTGCCCGGCTGCCGGCACGCCTGGCGGCCGTCGAAGCGGCGATCGCGGCGCGGGACGTCGCCGCGCTGGGCGATCAGATCGAGGCCGAGGCGCTCGAGCTGCATGCCGTGGCGATGACGAGCCGCCCCGCCGTTCTCTACTGGGACGGCGCAACGGTCGAGCTGCTCCACCGCGTGCGCCGCTGGCGTGCGGACGGGCTCGCCGTCTGGTTCACGCTCGACGCCGGACCGAACGTGCACCTGATCTGCGAAGGTCACGTTGCACCGGCCGTCGCCGCCGAACTCGCCAACCAATCTTATGTCGAGTCGTCAATGGACAACTCCCCCGCGGCAGGCGCGCGCGTCATCGGCCCTGGCGAAGACCGCGGCCCCAGCGCCGGGCACGCGTAG
- a CDS encoding flavin reductase family protein has product MHIAIDPTALDPADTHKLTIGTIVPRPIAWTTSVDGEGRVNLAPFSYFMACHSYLPAVAVSIGSRAGKPKDTRANILATGEFVVNIATAALVDAVNVSAADFPHDISELDVLGLETMPSVKVRPPRVAASPIHIECVVLHALTLGEEPRASTLFVGRIVQWHIRSDLLDDGYRVDQAKIEALARMGGPFYTVARDPFARQIPPWESVVGPR; this is encoded by the coding sequence ATGCACATCGCGATCGACCCCACCGCGCTCGATCCGGCGGACACCCACAAGCTGACGATCGGCACGATCGTCCCACGCCCGATCGCCTGGACGACGTCCGTGGACGGCGAAGGGCGGGTGAACCTGGCGCCGTTCAGCTACTTCATGGCCTGTCACTCCTACCTCCCTGCCGTCGCGGTCTCGATCGGCAGCCGTGCCGGCAAGCCCAAGGACACGCGCGCGAACATCCTCGCCACCGGGGAGTTCGTCGTGAACATCGCCACCGCGGCGCTCGTCGACGCCGTGAACGTCAGCGCGGCCGATTTCCCGCACGACATCAGCGAGCTGGACGTCCTGGGCCTCGAGACGATGCCGTCGGTGAAGGTCCGCCCACCCCGCGTCGCCGCCTCGCCGATCCACATCGAGTGCGTCGTCCTGCATGCGCTCACGCTCGGCGAAGAACCGCGGGCCTCGACGCTGTTCGTCGGCCGGATCGTGCAGTGGCACATCCGGTCCGACCTGCTGGACGACGGCTACCGGGTCGATCAGGCCAAGATCGAGGCCCTTGCGCGGATGGGCGGCCCGTTCTACACCGTGGCGCGGGATCCGTTCGCGCGGCAGATCCCGCCGTGGGAGAGCGTCGTCGGTCCGCGCTAG